One window of the Leucobacter komagatae genome contains the following:
- a CDS encoding thymidine phosphorylase yields MSVEPFDAVDVIRAKRDGGAVPEPALRWMVDAYTRGYVSDAQMASFAMAIYQRGMARDEIRVLTDAMIDSGERMSFAGLSKQTVDKHSTGGVGDKITLPLAPLVASFGVAVPQLSGRGLGHTGGTLDKLEAIPGWRAALSNEEMFAQLDGDVGAVICAAGSGLAPADKKLYALRDVTGTVDSIPLIASSIMSKKIAEGTGALVLDVKFGSGAFMQDYAMARELAETMVALGTDSGVKTSALLTDMNVPLGLTIGNANEVRESVDVLAGGGPADVRELTIALAQEMLALAGLPEADVAGALDSGRAMDSWRAMIAAQGGDPDAALPVAREAHVVTAPVSGVMSKLEGLPFGIAAWRLGAGRARAEDPVIHSAGIDLHAKPGDAVVAGQPLFTLSAEDDARFPRALEALEGAWEIDADASPGAHAPGPLVRERITG; encoded by the coding sequence GTGAGTGTTGAGCCATTTGATGCCGTAGACGTGATTCGCGCGAAGCGCGACGGGGGAGCGGTGCCAGAGCCGGCGCTCCGGTGGATGGTCGACGCCTACACCAGGGGCTACGTGTCGGACGCGCAGATGGCGTCGTTCGCGATGGCGATCTACCAGCGCGGGATGGCCCGCGACGAGATCCGGGTGCTCACCGACGCGATGATCGACTCGGGCGAGCGCATGAGCTTCGCCGGCCTCTCCAAACAGACCGTCGACAAGCACTCGACCGGCGGCGTCGGCGACAAGATCACGCTGCCGCTCGCGCCGCTCGTCGCGTCGTTCGGCGTTGCCGTGCCGCAGCTGTCGGGCCGCGGCCTCGGGCACACTGGCGGCACCCTCGACAAGCTCGAGGCGATCCCTGGCTGGCGGGCGGCGCTGTCGAACGAAGAGATGTTCGCGCAGCTCGACGGTGACGTTGGCGCGGTGATCTGCGCCGCCGGGTCGGGCCTCGCCCCGGCAGACAAGAAGCTCTACGCCCTGCGCGACGTGACCGGCACGGTCGACTCGATTCCGCTCATCGCGTCGAGCATCATGTCGAAGAAGATCGCCGAGGGCACGGGCGCGCTCGTGCTCGACGTGAAGTTTGGCTCGGGCGCGTTCATGCAGGACTACGCGATGGCGCGCGAGCTCGCCGAGACGATGGTTGCGCTCGGCACCGATTCCGGCGTGAAGACGTCGGCGCTGCTCACCGACATGAACGTGCCGCTCGGCCTCACAATCGGCAACGCGAACGAGGTTCGCGAGTCTGTCGATGTGCTCGCCGGTGGTGGCCCCGCCGACGTGCGCGAGCTCACTATCGCGCTCGCGCAGGAGATGCTTGCGCTCGCGGGTCTGCCTGAGGCCGACGTCGCGGGCGCGCTCGACAGCGGCCGGGCGATGGACTCCTGGCGCGCGATGATCGCAGCGCAGGGCGGCGACCCCGACGCGGCGCTCCCGGTCGCGCGCGAGGCCCACGTCGTCACCGCCCCCGTCTCGGGCGTGATGTCGAAGCTTGAGGGGCTTCCGTTCGGTATCGCGGCTTGGCGTCTCGGCGCGGGGCGCGCGCGGGCTGAGGATCCCGTCATCCACTCGGCAGGCATCGACCTGCACGCGAAGCCCGGCGACGCGGTCGTCGCGGGCCAGCCGCTGTTCACGCTCTCCGCGGAAGACGACGCCCGGTTCCCGCGCGCTCTCGAGGCGCTGGAGGGCGCCTGGGAGATCGACGCCGATGCCAGCCCAGGAGCGCACGCACCCGGCCCGCTTGTTCGCGAGCGCATCACCGGATAG
- a CDS encoding cytidine deaminase, which produces MTANDHGVDWDGLRAAAVAALDHAYVPYSNYPVGAAALTDSGRIVSGCNVENASYGLTLCAECALVGDLHMGGGGKLVAFVCVNRAKETIMPCGRCRQLLYEHSAEGMLLETVSGIRTIDEVLPDAFGPRDLERVAEAT; this is translated from the coding sequence GTGACAGCAAACGATCACGGAGTTGACTGGGACGGGCTCAGGGCCGCGGCCGTCGCGGCGCTCGACCACGCCTACGTGCCGTACTCGAACTACCCGGTGGGGGCGGCCGCGCTCACCGACTCGGGGCGAATCGTGTCCGGCTGCAATGTCGAGAACGCCTCGTACGGCCTGACGCTCTGCGCCGAGTGCGCCCTCGTTGGCGACCTCCACATGGGCGGGGGCGGCAAGCTCGTCGCGTTCGTCTGTGTGAACCGCGCGAAGGAAACGATCATGCCGTGCGGGCGCTGCCGGCAGCTCCTGTACGAGCACTCCGCCGAGGGCATGCTGCTCGAGACCGTGTCGGGCATCCGCACGATCGACGAGGTGCTGCCCGACGCGTTCGGCCCGCGCGACCTTGAGCGCGTCGCCGAGGCGACCTGA
- a CDS encoding ABC transporter permease, translating to MSAVHELTGTQVVVDGAGVVRTRSLKAPIAFAIVAILGLLLAFPAGRAGESTFRLSDRTQSLQLPDVALPTAGTVIACALILTAMAALTFVFAAQYKRIPLWFTVIFAVVGIFLFLTWSAAGGIVPVTGLLFGALSLSVPLIFGALGGVIGERAGVVNVAIEAQFLFAAFTSALIASITGSYVAGLLGALVAGALVAAILAVFSITYVVTQVIVGVVLNVLITGLTSFLHGALLQPNAATLNSPPRFPRWAIPGLSEIPILGPVLFNQTLIVYLAYIIVPLVTWALYRSRWGLRLRAVGEHPQAADTVGIKVNPTRFWNLLLAGAIAGIGGAYFTLGSVGAFDKEMAGGLGFIALAAVIFGGWDPWRATLAALLFGFTKNLETLLNNLGSPIPSEFMSMLPYVVTILAVVGFSGKSRAPAASGKPYVKG from the coding sequence ATGAGCGCGGTCCACGAACTCACCGGTACCCAGGTCGTCGTCGACGGCGCTGGCGTCGTCCGCACCCGCAGCCTGAAGGCGCCGATCGCGTTCGCGATCGTCGCGATCCTCGGCCTGCTGCTCGCGTTCCCCGCGGGCCGCGCAGGAGAGAGCACGTTCCGCCTCTCCGACCGCACCCAGTCGCTGCAGCTGCCAGACGTCGCGCTGCCGACGGCCGGCACCGTCATCGCGTGCGCGCTGATCCTGACCGCGATGGCGGCGCTGACGTTCGTGTTCGCGGCCCAGTACAAGCGCATCCCGCTGTGGTTCACCGTGATCTTTGCGGTCGTGGGCATCTTCCTGTTCCTCACCTGGTCGGCAGCGGGCGGCATCGTCCCCGTGACGGGCCTGCTGTTCGGTGCGCTGTCGCTGTCTGTGCCGCTCATCTTCGGCGCCCTCGGTGGCGTCATCGGCGAGCGCGCGGGCGTCGTCAACGTCGCGATCGAGGCGCAGTTCCTGTTCGCCGCGTTCACGAGTGCGCTCATCGCGTCGATCACCGGATCCTACGTCGCCGGCCTCCTCGGCGCGCTCGTCGCTGGCGCGCTCGTCGCCGCGATCCTCGCCGTGTTCTCGATCACCTACGTCGTCACCCAGGTGATCGTCGGTGTCGTCCTCAACGTGCTCATCACGGGCCTCACGAGCTTCCTCCACGGCGCGCTGCTGCAGCCGAACGCGGCGACCCTGAACTCGCCGCCGCGCTTCCCGCGGTGGGCGATTCCGGGGCTCAGCGAGATCCCGATCCTCGGGCCGGTGCTCTTCAACCAGACCCTCATCGTCTACCTCGCCTACATCATCGTGCCGCTCGTCACGTGGGCGCTCTACCGCAGCCGCTGGGGCCTCCGCCTCCGAGCCGTCGGCGAGCACCCGCAGGCGGCCGACACGGTGGGCATCAAGGTGAACCCGACGAGGTTCTGGAACCTGCTGCTCGCGGGCGCGATCGCAGGCATCGGCGGCGCTTACTTCACGCTCGGCTCCGTCGGCGCGTTCGACAAGGAGATGGCCGGCGGTCTCGGCTTCATCGCCCTCGCCGCGGTCATCTTCGGTGGCTGGGACCCGTGGCGGGCGACCCTCGCGGCGCTGCTCTTCGGCTTCACGAAGAACCTTGAGACGCTGCTGAACAACCTCGGTTCGCCTATCCCGTCCGAGTTCATGTCGATGCTGCCTTACGTCGTGACGATCCTCGCGGTCGTTGGCTTCTCGGGCAAGTCGCGGGCGCCCGCCGCGAGCGGCAAGCCCTACGTGAAGGGATAG